The following are encoded together in the Pseudoalteromonas piscicida genome:
- a CDS encoding IS3 family transposase (programmed frameshift), translating to MRKSKFTETQIVSMIKEAESGIPVPEICRKHGIGQSTFYKWRSKYGGMEASDVKRLKELEEENRKLKDMFATLSLKHSMLEDIIGKKAVKTSRRRAWVEHLRTQFNVSVAFACEMAGLSRSAFYYKHKRPLDDDVIDALLALVERHPRWGLPKLFKRLRNKGKPWNKKRVERVYNMLKLNLRRKGKRSVPTRTPEPLSAPTQHNESWSMDFMSDALSYGHRFRTLNVLDDFNRQALAIEVDTSLTSERVIRTLQQIIAWRGKPKQIRVDNGPEFTSAALEDWAIKNDIKLEFIEPGSPYQNGFVERFNRSYREEVLDLYLFESLQEVREITDEWLDIYNYERPHDSLGDMTPIGYLEAA from the exons ATGAGAAAAAGCAAGTTCACCGAAACCCAAATTGTCAGCATGATCAAGGAAGCTGAGTCAGGTATTCCTGTGCCAGAAATTTGCCGCAAACATGGTATCGGCCAAAGTACGTTTTATAAATGGCGCTCAAAATATGGCGGGATGGAAGCTTCAGACGTTAAGCGACTTAAAGAGCTTGAAGAAGAAAACCGTAAGCTAAAAGATATGTTTGCAACGCTTAGCCTAAAGCACTCGATGCTTGAGGATATCATCG GCAAAAAAGCAGTAAAAACAAGTAGGCGCAGGGCTTGGGTTGAGCATTTAAGAACTCAATTTAATGTCAGCGTCGCATTTGCTTGTGAAATGGCAGGGCTAAGCCGCTCAGCTTTTTACTACAAACATAAACGGCCGTTAGATGATGACGTTATCGACGCATTACTTGCGCTGGTAGAGCGCCATCCTAGGTGGGGGCTGCCTAAGCTATTCAAAAGGCTTCGCAATAAAGGTAAGCCGTGGAATAAAAAGCGTGTTGAACGCGTTTACAACATGCTAAAACTAAACTTGAGACGTAAGGGAAAGCGCAGTGTTCCAACAAGAACACCTGAACCATTAAGCGCACCGACACAACATAATGAATCGTGGTCAATGGACTTTATGAGTGACGCATTAAGCTATGGACATCGTTTTAGAACACTGAATGTGCTGGATGATTTCAACCGACAAGCACTGGCGATTGAGGTCGATACAAGCTTAACTTCTGAACGAGTTATTAGAACGCTACAACAAATTATTGCTTGGCGCGGTAAACCAAAGCAGATTAGAGTGGACAATGGCCCAGAATTTACTTCAGCGGCACTCGAAGATTGGGCAATAAAAAATGACATCAAGTTGGAATTTATAGAGCCAGGCAGTCCTTACCAGAATGGTTTTGTGGAAAGGTTTAACCGAAGTTATCGTGAAGAAGTGCTCGATTTATACTTGTTTGAGTCACTGCAAGAAGTACGTGAAATCACTGATGAGTGGTTAGATATTTATAATTATGAGCGACCACATGATTCACTTGGCGATATGACACCAATTGGCTATCTTGAGGCTGCATAA